The Catharus ustulatus isolate bCatUst1 chromosome 13, bCatUst1.pri.v2, whole genome shotgun sequence genome includes a window with the following:
- the LOC117002559 gene encoding 2-epi-5-epi-valiolone synthase-like gives METRPPLPMPGHSGAFKKHSKAPSDGRSLDREISPSGSMLVTEEECAPAVPEASMAQEPRQTDFQLVRVKSTWSRIKKGEALSNSEDEITHSEAKIGECISEGGISWIIEAPIYFCYKVVETYNILEPSNTTLLWGHITDPQQIELATASKRKLRRFIVIDEVVDKLYGSKVRQYFEENNVQYKILALPTTEETKSMDLVLNILHEVQNFSLDRRTEPIIAIGGGVCLDIVGLAASLYRRRTPYIRVPTTLLSYVDASVGAKNGVNFLQCKNKLGGYTPPVASFLDRSFIQSIPRRHISNGLGEILKMALMKHKGLFDLLKNHGKHLLDTKFQSCNGFADHRDAALQTTRIAIETMLEELAPNLWEDDLDRLVDFGHLISPELEMRVLPSLMHGEAVNIDMAFMTYVAHARGLLDAQEKEQILQCMRGLELPVWHSGCSWALIQRALQERLKHSGGQPRMPLPTGLGVADIFNDTSEETLERAYKLWVKDCQTVLEEELPAQGDDPAPQLHCLPL, from the exons ATGGAGACGAGACCTCCCCTCCCAATGCCTGGTCACTCTGGAGCCTTTAAAAAGCACTCAAAGGCACCCAGTGATGGGAGATCTCTGGATAGGGAGATTTCACCTTCTGGAAGCATGCTGGTGACAGAAGAGGAGTGTGCTCCAGCAGTCCCAGAAGCCAGCATGGCCCAGGAGCCCCGGCAGACGGATTTCCAGCTGGTGAGAGTCAAGAGCACGTGGAGCCGCATCAAGAAAGGAGAAGCCCTTTCCAATAGTGAGGATGAGATCACTCACTCTGAGGCAAAAAT AGGTGAGTGCATCTCCGAAGGTGGGATTTCCTGGATAATTGAGGCTCCCATCTATTTTTGCTACAAAGTGGTAGAAACATACAACATCCTGGAGCCCTCCAACACCACTCTGCTGTGGGGTCACATCACTGACCCCCAGCAAATAGAGCTTGCCACCGCCAGCAAGAGGAAACTGCGGCGCTTCATCGTCATCGACGAAGTCGTCGACAAACTTTACGGCTCCAAAGTCAGACAATACTTCGAAGAGAACAACGTCCAGTACAAAATCCTCGCCCTGCCGACCACCGAAGAAACAAAATCCATGGACCTGGTGCTGAACATCCTGCACGAGGTGCAGAACTTCAGCCTAGACCGGCGCACGGAGCCCATCATCGCCATCGGCGGCGGCGTGTGCCTGGACATCGTCGGCCTCGCCGCCTCGCTCTACCGCAGACGCACCCCCTACATTCGGGTCCCCACCACCCTCCTCTCCTACGTGGATGCCAGCGTGGGGGCGAAGAATGGGGTGAACTTTCTGCAGTGTAAGAACAAGCTCGGGGGTTACACGCCGCCCGTGGCAAGTTTCCTGGATAGATCCTTCATCCAGAGCATCCCTCGGCGGCACATCTCCAATGGCCTTGGGGAAATCTTAAAG ATGGCCCTCATGAAACACAAAGGGCTGTTTGACCTGCTCAAGAATCATGGTAAACACCTGCTGGACACCAAGTTCCAGTCCTGCAATGGCTTTGCTGACCACAGGGATGCTGCACTGCAGACTACCAGGATTGCCATTGAAACCATGCTGGAAGAGCTGGCTCCCAACCTCTGGGAGGATGACCTGGACAGACTGGTTGATTTTGGCCACCTTATTagcccagagctggaaatg AGGGTTTTGCCGTCGCTGATGCACGGGGAGGCCGTGAACATCGACATGGCGTTCATGACGTACGTGGCGCACGCGCGCGGGCTCCTGGACgcccaggagaaggagcagatcCTGCAGTGCATGAGGGGCCTGGAGCTGCCGGTCTGGCACAGCGGCTGCAGCTGGGCCCTCATCcagagagccctgcaggagcgCCTCAAGCACAGCGGGGGACAGCCACGGATGCCCCTGCCCACCGGGCTCGGCGTGGCAG ACATATTCAATGACACCAGTGAAGAGACCCTGGAAAGAGCATACAAGCTGTGGGTCAAGGACTGCCAGACAGTGCTGGAGGAAGAGCTGCCAGCCCAAGGTGATGATCCTGCCCCACAACTGCACTGTTTGCCGCTGTAA